In Silene latifolia isolate original U9 population chromosome 3, ASM4854445v1, whole genome shotgun sequence, a single window of DNA contains:
- the LOC141649360 gene encoding uncharacterized protein LOC141649360 produces the protein MTPTVEVEHKSYWAIKSFNQSVDQAGLHRKLQIQEMEEIRLDSFDNVAIYKEKVRIWHDKMISLEALRKETRSLCSKIGSNISGKVAIPVVRSLHCEESASTRAVDVETPNSGKFIKVSGQRIKVYHEGMQGLEEEEEIRLEDPVYKD, from the coding sequence ATGACACCTACGGTGGAAGTTGAGCACAAATCCTATTGGGCTATCAAATCTTTCAATCAAAGTGTGGATCAAGCGGGGTTGCACCGGAAGTTGCAAATTCAAGAAATGGAGGAAATCCGGTTAGACTCTTTTGACAACGTCGCGATCTACAAGGAAAAAGTTCGGATATGGCATGATAAGATGATATCCCTAGAAGCTTTGAGGAAGGAGACAAGGTCCTTGTGTTCCAAAATCGGTTCAAACATTTCCGGGAAAGTTGCGATCCCGGTGGTTCGGTCCTTACATTGTGAAGAAAGTGCATCCACACGGGCGGTGGATGTAGAGACTCCCAACTCGGGAAAGTTTATCAAAGTCAGTGGACAACGAATCAAAGTCTACCATGAAGGGATGCAAGgccttgaagaagaagaagagattcGATTGGAGGATCCCGTCTACAAAGACTAA